Proteins co-encoded in one Bremerella sp. TYQ1 genomic window:
- a CDS encoding TonB-dependent receptor — translation MLQNTSGKPLDTHQKALSVNLDNRRYGTFAEIGAGQEVVRWFFRVGGAAGTIAKSMSAYDMQVSDAIYGRAKRYVCRERLQAMLDQEHALNLERLTDIRGETSTFFAFADTVKARGYKGGSECHGWMGIKFQAHPRDEDSQVIIHVRMLDNEMALQQEALGIVGVNLVYGAFNYHHEPELLVDSLLDGLSTSRIEIDMIEFSGIAFRRVDNRLMSLKLVELGLSGAAMFAANGEVLQPSEFLYKKPILVERGSFRPVCNVNLDMLRCAHEKFSELPDVKGKEVAQIMEITMRNLKAEGEIDRRDFLARADVMAACGMNVLISDYFEYYRLGAYLARCTNEHIGVVMGAASLRELFDEKYYLKLDGGILESFGRLFKNDLKIYCYPLKDRQSDELLTSETLDIKPELQKLFRYLIERDGISDLDNYNPECLGIFSRDVLKKISECDPTWETMVPSPVAKVIKERKFFDYQCPDDDSCAVS, via the coding sequence ATGCTCCAAAACACATCCGGAAAGCCACTCGATACGCACCAAAAAGCGCTCAGCGTTAACTTGGACAACCGACGATACGGAACCTTCGCGGAAATCGGCGCCGGACAGGAAGTCGTTCGGTGGTTCTTTCGTGTCGGTGGCGCCGCCGGCACGATCGCCAAGAGTATGTCCGCTTACGATATGCAGGTGAGCGACGCGATCTACGGCCGCGCGAAGCGTTACGTCTGTCGCGAACGGCTGCAAGCGATGCTCGATCAAGAGCACGCGTTGAACCTGGAACGCTTGACCGACATCCGCGGCGAAACAAGCACGTTCTTCGCGTTCGCCGACACGGTCAAAGCACGCGGCTACAAAGGTGGCTCGGAATGTCACGGCTGGATGGGCATTAAATTCCAGGCTCACCCCCGCGACGAAGACAGCCAGGTGATCATCCATGTCCGCATGCTGGACAACGAGATGGCATTGCAGCAGGAAGCCCTCGGCATTGTCGGCGTGAACCTGGTGTACGGGGCGTTCAACTACCATCACGAGCCAGAGCTACTCGTCGATTCGTTGCTGGACGGACTATCGACGTCGCGTATCGAAATCGACATGATCGAGTTCTCCGGCATCGCCTTCCGCCGTGTCGACAATCGCCTGATGAGCTTGAAGCTGGTCGAACTGGGCCTGAGCGGTGCCGCCATGTTCGCGGCCAACGGCGAAGTGCTTCAGCCGTCGGAATTCCTCTACAAGAAACCAATCCTGGTCGAACGCGGCAGCTTCCGTCCTGTTTGCAACGTGAACTTGGACATGCTCCGGTGTGCCCACGAGAAGTTCTCGGAGCTTCCCGATGTGAAAGGGAAAGAAGTGGCCCAGATCATGGAAATCACCATGAGAAATCTGAAGGCCGAAGGCGAGATCGATCGCCGCGACTTCTTAGCGCGTGCCGACGTGATGGCGGCCTGCGGCATGAACGTGCTGATCTCCGATTACTTCGAGTACTACCGCTTGGGCGCCTACCTCGCTCGATGCACCAACGAGCACATCGGCGTGGTGATGGGTGCTGCCAGCTTGCGGGAACTGTTCGACGAAAAGTATTACCTCAAACTCGACGGCGGTATCTTGGAATCGTTTGGTCGTCTGTTCAAGAACGACTTGAAGATCTACTGCTATCCGCTGAAGGATCGTCAATCGGACGAGTTGCTGACCAGCGAGACCCTCGACATCAAACCAGAACTTCAAAAGCTGTTCCGCTATCTGATAGAACGAGACGGGATCAGCGACTTGGACAACTACAACCCGGAATGCCTCGGCATCTTCTCGCGGGACGTTCTCAAGAAGATCAGCGAGTGCGATCCAACCTGGGAAACGATGGTTCCAAGTCCCGTGGCGAAAGTGATCAAAGAACGCAAGTTCTTCGACTACCAATGCCCCGACGACGACTCGTGTGCGGTCTCGTAG
- the rlmN gene encoding 23S rRNA (adenine(2503)-C(2))-methyltransferase RlmN, with protein MIDLVEQIVRQQLPDTIKELGQPKFRAKQLREWIVQNRVDSFDAMTNLPKAFREKLAEACQIWTTTVAKHTTADDGTEKLLVQLHDGGRIECVLLRDGDRRTICISSQVGCAMGCVFCASGLDGVERNLTAGEIVEQMLRLQMLLPEGERLSHIVVMGMGEPLANVDRLIPALDFASAEDGLGISARRITISTVGLPPAIDKLSKLDTRYHLAVSLHAPNDELRTKIVPVNKSIGIQKILDAADHYFDVSGRRLTFEYVLLSELNDRPEHALQLAKLLKGRPALLNVIPYNPVPGLPYETPTVQAQQRFRDILESQGITVKFRHRKGDKINAACGQLRRLSKENLVPLEGMNS; from the coding sequence ATGATTGATCTCGTAGAACAAATCGTCCGCCAGCAGTTGCCGGACACCATTAAAGAACTGGGACAGCCCAAGTTCCGTGCGAAACAGCTGCGCGAGTGGATTGTGCAAAATCGGGTCGATTCGTTCGACGCGATGACCAACCTCCCCAAGGCTTTCCGGGAAAAGTTGGCCGAGGCGTGTCAGATCTGGACGACTACGGTGGCCAAGCATACAACGGCCGACGACGGCACCGAAAAGCTGCTTGTCCAACTGCACGACGGCGGACGGATCGAATGCGTCCTGTTACGCGACGGCGATCGACGCACCATCTGCATCAGTTCCCAAGTCGGCTGCGCCATGGGGTGTGTTTTCTGCGCGTCAGGCCTCGACGGCGTCGAGCGCAATTTGACGGCCGGAGAGATCGTCGAACAGATGCTGCGGCTGCAGATGCTGCTGCCCGAAGGGGAACGCCTCAGCCACATTGTGGTGATGGGAATGGGCGAACCGCTGGCCAACGTCGACCGGCTGATCCCAGCCCTCGACTTCGCTTCGGCAGAAGACGGCCTTGGCATCAGCGCCCGACGAATCACCATCAGTACCGTTGGGCTTCCGCCGGCGATCGACAAGCTCTCGAAACTCGATACGCGTTATCACCTGGCCGTTTCGCTGCATGCCCCCAACGACGAATTGCGAACGAAGATTGTGCCTGTCAATAAAAGCATCGGCATCCAGAAGATCCTCGACGCGGCGGATCATTACTTCGACGTGAGTGGTCGCCGGCTGACGTTCGAGTACGTGCTTCTCTCCGAACTGAACGATCGCCCCGAGCATGCCCTGCAGTTGGCCAAACTCCTGAAAGGCCGCCCTGCTCTGCTGAACGTAATTCCTTATAACCCCGTCCCTGGCTTGCCGTACGAAACACCCACCGTCCAAGCCCAACAGCGATTCCGCGACATCCTGGAAAGCCAAGGCATCACCGTTAAGTTCCGCCACCGCAAAGGGGACAAAATCAACGCCGCATGCGGCCAATTGCGGCGTTTATCGAAAGAGAACCTGGTACCACTGGAAGGTATGAACTCTTAG
- a CDS encoding MOSC domain-containing protein, which produces MSVSGVIAQLAIGMPQQYGSSEATDPMDKAWETGFFKLPAKGPVPLKRLGFEGDGVADTVNHGGVDKAVLCYAAEHYRVWRNEFQQIDAIASRIPLNEFGPGAFGENLTVEGLSEGNVCLGDVYELGTAKIEVSQPRQPCWKLGRRWRMKQLTALAVSTGRMGWYVRVLQEGDVSAGEAMRLIERPMEQWSIARLNELFYHDRSNVEDAQAMANCQVLAESWRGEFRKRVEKATR; this is translated from the coding sequence GTGTCTGTTTCAGGAGTTATCGCCCAGTTGGCCATAGGGATGCCCCAGCAGTACGGCTCCTCGGAGGCCACCGATCCAATGGACAAAGCCTGGGAAACCGGCTTCTTCAAGCTTCCTGCGAAGGGGCCAGTTCCGCTCAAACGGCTCGGATTTGAGGGGGATGGTGTGGCCGATACCGTCAATCATGGTGGCGTTGATAAGGCCGTCCTTTGCTATGCGGCCGAACATTACCGAGTTTGGCGGAACGAATTTCAGCAAATCGATGCCATTGCGTCGCGAATTCCCCTCAACGAGTTCGGACCTGGGGCGTTTGGCGAGAATCTTACCGTGGAAGGTCTCAGCGAAGGGAATGTTTGCCTCGGAGACGTGTACGAGCTGGGAACAGCAAAAATTGAGGTGTCGCAGCCACGGCAGCCCTGCTGGAAACTCGGCAGACGCTGGCGTATGAAGCAGCTGACAGCATTGGCGGTCTCCACCGGCCGCATGGGCTGGTATGTGCGTGTGCTTCAAGAGGGAGATGTCTCGGCGGGGGAAGCGATGCGGCTCATCGAGCGGCCCATGGAGCAGTGGTCGATCGCGCGGCTGAACGAGCTCTTTTACCACGACCGAAGCAACGTCGAAGATGCCCAGGCAATGGCCAATTGCCAGGTTTTAGCAGAATCTTGGAGAGGCGAATTTCGCAAGCGTGTCGAGAAAGCCACTCGCTAG
- a CDS encoding type II secretion system protein, with amino-acid sequence MTHTISFSKPRQGFTLVELLVVIAIIGILVGLVLPAVATARASARRMECQSNLKQIGIGMVNFAGIDKGRRLCSGGFNWKRDGAVTEVGWVADMVNTNIAVGTMLCASNDSQLSSAYEELISEPNVAISGDQAAFADAEADSLGSETMVLASGLSGLNPCREIAANNYSPGSSDRDAIVKTRIYDQQYNTNYTAHWFLIRSRVKMSYVSKQPTGTVSNLATGEPAISLASTRGPITSAMLDNATTSSSLVPILGDGLSGGGGFLSRGLSSKVQAGDSMVPFSTFGPMVSNTTAYSGWTPSALMAPPAFSGTPTPAVWKGVWWERCRQDLRQFGVNHGDVCNVLMADGSVRPLYDTDGDGYLNPGFAAGNEYVVGYAGTEAEVPETECYSHWDLNPTKFK; translated from the coding sequence ATGACACATACCATTTCGTTTTCCAAGCCTCGTCAAGGGTTCACGCTGGTCGAACTGCTCGTCGTGATTGCGATCATCGGCATTCTTGTCGGTCTTGTATTGCCGGCCGTTGCTACGGCTCGGGCATCGGCTCGCCGCATGGAATGCCAATCCAATCTGAAACAAATCGGTATCGGCATGGTAAATTTCGCCGGCATCGACAAAGGCCGACGCCTTTGCTCTGGCGGGTTCAATTGGAAACGCGATGGTGCGGTGACCGAAGTCGGCTGGGTTGCTGACATGGTCAACACCAATATTGCCGTTGGCACAATGCTGTGTGCATCGAACGACTCGCAGCTTTCCAGTGCTTACGAAGAACTGATCTCCGAGCCCAACGTTGCCATTTCTGGGGATCAGGCGGCCTTCGCTGATGCCGAGGCAGATTCTCTCGGTTCCGAAACAATGGTCCTCGCCAGCGGCCTTTCTGGTTTGAATCCTTGCCGAGAAATCGCCGCGAACAACTATTCCCCTGGCAGTTCCGACCGTGACGCGATCGTTAAGACTCGTATTTATGATCAGCAGTACAACACCAACTACACCGCACATTGGTTCCTAATCCGCTCTCGAGTGAAGATGTCGTACGTCTCGAAGCAGCCCACCGGCACGGTCAGCAACCTGGCAACCGGCGAGCCAGCGATCTCCCTCGCTTCAACTCGCGGTCCTATCACTTCGGCCATGCTCGATAACGCGACGACTTCCTCGAGCCTGGTACCGATCTTGGGTGATGGCCTTTCTGGCGGTGGCGGATTTTTAAGCCGAGGGCTTTCCAGCAAAGTTCAAGCTGGCGATTCCATGGTTCCGTTTTCGACGTTTGGTCCCATGGTTTCCAACACGACCGCTTACTCTGGCTGGACCCCATCCGCACTGATGGCTCCGCCGGCTTTTTCCGGAACACCAACTCCTGCTGTCTGGAAAGGTGTTTGGTGGGAGCGTTGCCGACAAGACTTGCGGCAATTTGGTGTTAATCATGGCGACGTCTGCAATGTCCTGATGGCCGACGGCAGCGTGCGGCCTCTATACGACACCGATGGTGACGGGTACTTGAATCCAGGCTTCGCGGCCGGCAACGAATATGTCGTCGGCTACGCCGGAACCGAAGCGGAAGTGCCTGAGACGGAATGCTATTCCCACTGGGACTTGAACCCAACGAAGTTCAAATAA
- a CDS encoding DUF1559 domain-containing protein, producing MKKRGFTLIELLVVIAIIGILVALLLPAVSRAREAARNAECKNNLRQFGIGHYIFADQNPSGLLVSGAFDWRRDGCPDTYGWVNDLVSTGAAAPAEMLCPSSPLRSTEKLNDFIGDIDTNDGKDGAPTERLNASICSQLASLAGGSADRVNFVKTELLDAGYNTNYAQSWFAAREQAKLTQGTGYITTTESLKGYEGARYGLRMRTAESAIVPTQAIPLLGCGAPGDVSEAILSADVSAEMDLLADAPLAEAFCDGPAQLDSSDGETLILAGDFTEVFSIGATADGEWDGYAEKAGWGNPDKTSNTGTVSSGTVTPTYNTENQRVAGTLGGGNQWAQDTRDWFAWHGSTQGGGTCNILCADGGVKTVYDLNGDGFLNPGFSVNADGLSDKNLLISKTGFTDDVVELDWFDVYSGVQIVSRKNSKGEFEN from the coding sequence ATGAAGAAGCGTGGTTTCACGTTGATTGAACTGCTGGTGGTTATCGCCATCATCGGTATCCTCGTTGCCCTGCTGCTGCCTGCCGTTTCGCGTGCTCGCGAAGCTGCTCGTAACGCAGAATGCAAAAACAACCTGCGTCAGTTCGGTATCGGCCACTACATTTTCGCCGATCAAAATCCTTCCGGCCTGTTGGTCAGCGGTGCATTCGACTGGCGTCGTGATGGTTGCCCAGACACCTACGGTTGGGTCAACGACCTGGTCAGCACCGGTGCTGCTGCTCCTGCCGAAATGCTCTGCCCATCGAGCCCACTCCGCTCGACGGAAAAGCTGAATGACTTCATCGGTGACATTGACACGAATGACGGCAAAGACGGTGCCCCAACTGAACGTCTGAATGCAAGCATCTGCTCGCAATTGGCTTCGTTGGCTGGTGGTTCGGCTGATCGCGTCAACTTCGTCAAGACCGAACTGCTGGATGCTGGCTACAACACGAACTACGCTCAAAGCTGGTTCGCTGCTCGTGAGCAGGCCAAGTTGACCCAAGGCACCGGCTACATCACTACCACCGAAAGCCTCAAAGGCTACGAAGGTGCTCGCTACGGTCTGCGTATGCGTACGGCTGAATCGGCTATCGTTCCTACCCAAGCGATTCCACTGCTCGGCTGTGGTGCTCCTGGCGACGTGAGTGAAGCTATTCTGTCCGCAGACGTCAGCGCTGAAATGGATCTGCTCGCAGACGCTCCACTTGCTGAAGCTTTCTGTGACGGTCCTGCCCAACTTGACAGCTCGGATGGCGAAACCCTGATCCTCGCTGGCGACTTCACCGAAGTTTTCAGCATCGGTGCTACCGCTGACGGCGAATGGGACGGATACGCTGAAAAGGCCGGCTGGGGCAATCCAGACAAGACGAGCAACACTGGTACGGTTTCCAGTGGTACTGTTACGCCAACCTACAACACCGAAAACCAACGTGTTGCCGGTACTCTAGGTGGCGGAAATCAGTGGGCTCAAGACACACGTGACTGGTTCGCATGGCACGGTTCCACCCAAGGTGGCGGTACCTGTAACATCCTTTGTGCTGATGGTGGCGTGAAGACTGTTTACGACCTGAACGGCGACGGTTTCCTGAACCCAGGTTTCAGCGTCAATGCTGACGGCCTGTCGGACAAGAACCTGCTGATCTCGAAGACTGGTTTCACCGACGACGTTGTTGAACTCGATTGGTTCGATGTTTACAGCGGTGTCCAGATCGTTAGCCGTAAGAACAGCAAGGGTGAATTCGAGAACTAG
- a CDS encoding DUF1573 domain-containing protein: MSRFAPLLIVCFTILVGATLWFANPFEASQNSTAHSPEQSDKKQSDDPNNSSSAGETSSEVQKEDSAEPQTQPKAVTKSTLHDFGVKPRFTKGSHTFEIHNEGDAPLELEQGPSSCSCTLLGLEQSSIPPGGSASIELDWDLKFKSGPFLQNAVVYTNDPDRKEIAFEVKGLIETRLGLTDDNVTFTALSSDGPQMKDVLLYSKTWQDLKDVQYEIKADIPGMKVDFLPATDEERKSVKARSARKVRIEVPSELESGYHVGQVEITAKPSQSESSEAPSKEDSEQSLGETVSLNVSFNVKSPGAKFFSTLIDGYGVITLGRIDSAKGSELLKINFRVDRLTPAWSVSSVETYPEFVEASVIPLDEEIGLYQLQIQIPPGAKPGNYYSEYAGGVRIKSDHPQLPQVPSRESGIILKFHID, from the coding sequence ATGAGTCGCTTTGCTCCCCTGTTGATAGTTTGCTTCACCATTTTAGTAGGAGCGACGCTTTGGTTTGCCAACCCATTTGAAGCAAGCCAAAACTCGACGGCACACTCTCCTGAGCAGAGTGATAAAAAACAAAGTGACGACCCGAACAACTCTTCCTCTGCTGGCGAAACAAGTTCAGAAGTTCAGAAAGAAGACTCCGCTGAACCCCAGACGCAGCCAAAGGCAGTCACCAAAAGCACCCTTCACGACTTCGGCGTCAAACCACGGTTCACCAAAGGCTCGCACACGTTCGAGATCCACAATGAAGGCGATGCCCCGCTGGAGCTAGAACAAGGGCCAAGCTCTTGCAGTTGTACTTTGCTAGGGCTCGAGCAATCTTCCATTCCCCCAGGAGGTTCGGCGTCGATCGAATTGGACTGGGATTTGAAGTTCAAGTCAGGCCCCTTTCTCCAAAACGCAGTCGTCTATACCAATGACCCAGATCGAAAAGAGATCGCCTTCGAAGTGAAAGGGCTGATCGAAACACGACTAGGCCTCACCGACGACAACGTGACGTTCACTGCTCTGTCAAGCGATGGCCCGCAGATGAAGGACGTCCTGCTATATTCCAAGACCTGGCAAGACTTGAAAGATGTCCAATACGAAATCAAAGCTGACATCCCCGGCATGAAGGTCGATTTCCTGCCTGCCACTGACGAGGAACGGAAATCGGTCAAAGCCCGGTCCGCCCGGAAAGTTAGAATTGAAGTCCCCTCCGAACTCGAATCAGGCTATCACGTTGGCCAAGTCGAAATAACCGCGAAGCCTTCTCAATCGGAATCAAGCGAAGCGCCGTCGAAAGAAGACTCGGAACAGAGCCTCGGGGAAACGGTAAGCCTAAATGTATCCTTCAATGTCAAATCACCGGGCGCTAAGTTCTTTTCGACTTTGATCGATGGATATGGAGTGATCACGCTCGGAAGAATTGATTCGGCGAAAGGGAGCGAACTGCTCAAGATCAACTTTCGCGTCGATCGGTTAACTCCAGCATGGAGTGTATCCTCCGTCGAAACGTATCCCGAGTTTGTGGAAGCAAGCGTTATTCCCTTGGACGAAGAGATCGGACTCTACCAGCTTCAAATCCAAATTCCGCCTGGGGCCAAACCTGGAAACTACTATTCCGAATATGCAGGGGGCGTTCGCATCAAATCCGATCACCCTCAGCTACCTCAGGTCCCCTCCCGCGAAAGTGGAATCATTTTGAAGTTCCATATCGACTGA
- the pilM gene encoding pilus assembly protein PilM, producing MSPTESSIDPYDRLLRIKTEGKPLSFYALLKVEDFEKDINYIRNHGEKARKQLHSKFGEIDPALWRQVFNHVEDAIATLTDAEKKAEYDKKLDIEQTGNSIQVAGGNNGSSRHGITKPVEAGDRIQCRKCSTLNPPSRRFCSACGDALFTACPDCGGMNTVHEKFCGQCGVNLQASVNAQREALESKFDEAEALLKDGRHDRACDVLRQLTKAQHEGEMEFAKRAATMITQITLEKERLINRAPEVEAEAKQLRDGKHAEKAVALIREIPKILWPESLKELYDEVNETKKQIKRLAQEIKTAIQERRTSRLLPKVERLLELKPHDISAQRLAEKLRKSQDQADRLKREKLVEKAKQYIKQFRYERAHQVLTEVPESVRTENFLNFFDQVSELAFLSADLRRTTYADPILVGMASRLVKLMPKDKHSIDRLHKITQKWENARKNPGASTPVWNEPPKQTTLGIPVDLYPRFRNFNVAAVRDNEHFDHFSSGFIVATGLALQGLGKSKVETNLLPNKSGGVFGLIGAGKKAPTGDLAWGIDLSNSGLKAILLRKEVKGDKKEAETTIHIEQMVKVEYKRPLSRADDADRRGLIQDAVEQFFETVGKDAFNDKRGKPIICLSLPATEVLGRFLALPPVEDKKIPKTVQYEVRHQIPFPIEELSWDYHVWDDDLTPDEMGLESEAKRHCVVVATRLTKLQERLAFLRGLGITPNLVQTDQLAIYNFFDYDLFSDESYREQLEDTNQALGILDVGSDASHLVICGPNSIWFRSLEVGGENFTRILVRQMSLTFTKAEELKKKPDTADEIFKLYDVLEPVLKNISKETSYSVNTYSGLDRQRLAEIKLIGGGSYMHGLMTFLQHGKFLDV from the coding sequence ATGTCTCCCACTGAATCTAGCATCGACCCGTATGATCGTCTGCTTCGGATTAAGACCGAAGGTAAGCCGCTTAGCTTCTACGCGCTCTTGAAAGTCGAGGACTTCGAGAAAGACATCAATTACATTCGCAACCATGGCGAGAAGGCTCGCAAGCAGTTGCATTCGAAGTTTGGCGAAATCGATCCGGCTCTCTGGCGACAGGTTTTTAATCATGTCGAGGACGCCATCGCCACACTCACCGATGCCGAAAAGAAAGCGGAGTACGACAAGAAGTTAGACATCGAGCAGACCGGCAACTCGATTCAAGTCGCAGGAGGCAACAACGGATCGAGCCGTCACGGAATCACCAAACCAGTCGAGGCTGGGGACCGGATTCAGTGCCGCAAGTGCTCGACGCTCAATCCACCGTCACGACGCTTCTGCTCCGCATGTGGCGACGCACTTTTCACGGCCTGCCCCGATTGCGGTGGCATGAACACGGTCCACGAAAAGTTCTGTGGACAGTGTGGCGTTAACCTACAAGCTTCGGTAAATGCTCAACGAGAAGCTCTGGAGTCCAAATTCGATGAAGCGGAAGCACTGCTGAAAGATGGCCGCCATGACCGTGCGTGCGATGTGCTTCGTCAGTTGACCAAAGCCCAGCACGAAGGGGAAATGGAATTCGCCAAGCGGGCCGCCACGATGATCACCCAGATCACGCTTGAGAAAGAGCGACTTATCAATCGTGCCCCTGAAGTAGAAGCTGAGGCCAAGCAACTTCGCGACGGAAAGCACGCCGAAAAGGCGGTCGCCCTCATTCGTGAAATTCCGAAGATCCTATGGCCTGAGTCGCTCAAAGAGCTTTACGACGAAGTCAACGAAACGAAGAAGCAGATCAAGCGGCTGGCCCAAGAGATTAAAACGGCCATCCAGGAACGTCGCACTTCGCGTCTGCTACCGAAAGTTGAACGTCTGTTGGAGCTGAAGCCACACGACATTTCCGCCCAACGCTTGGCCGAAAAGCTCCGCAAGTCGCAAGATCAAGCAGATCGTTTGAAACGAGAAAAACTTGTCGAGAAAGCGAAGCAGTACATCAAGCAGTTCCGCTATGAACGTGCCCATCAAGTGCTGACGGAAGTTCCAGAGTCGGTTCGTACCGAGAACTTCCTGAACTTCTTCGACCAGGTTTCTGAGCTGGCGTTTCTGTCTGCGGACCTGCGACGCACGACGTATGCGGATCCAATCTTGGTGGGCATGGCAAGTCGCCTGGTCAAGCTCATGCCAAAGGACAAGCATTCGATAGATCGCTTGCATAAGATTACCCAGAAATGGGAAAACGCGAGAAAGAATCCCGGGGCTTCGACGCCTGTCTGGAATGAGCCACCCAAGCAAACCACCCTGGGTATTCCAGTCGACTTGTATCCACGCTTTCGTAATTTTAACGTAGCCGCGGTTCGCGATAACGAACATTTCGATCACTTCTCGTCGGGATTTATCGTCGCGACAGGACTTGCTCTACAAGGGCTAGGGAAAAGCAAAGTAGAGACCAACCTTCTTCCCAATAAGTCGGGCGGCGTATTCGGCTTGATCGGAGCCGGCAAGAAAGCTCCGACAGGCGACTTGGCTTGGGGCATCGATCTTAGCAACTCCGGCCTGAAAGCGATCCTGCTCCGCAAAGAAGTTAAAGGGGACAAAAAGGAAGCGGAAACGACCATCCATATCGAGCAAATGGTCAAAGTCGAATATAAACGCCCGCTGTCCCGTGCCGACGATGCTGACCGCCGTGGTCTTATCCAGGACGCCGTTGAACAGTTCTTTGAAACGGTTGGCAAAGACGCATTCAACGACAAGCGTGGCAAACCCATCATTTGTTTGAGCTTGCCGGCCACTGAAGTTCTAGGACGCTTTCTGGCTCTTCCTCCGGTCGAGGACAAGAAGATTCCGAAGACCGTTCAATACGAAGTTCGGCACCAGATTCCGTTCCCTATTGAAGAACTCTCTTGGGACTACCATGTCTGGGACGACGATCTGACGCCGGACGAAATGGGTTTGGAAAGCGAAGCGAAGCGGCACTGTGTCGTCGTCGCAACGCGTCTGACCAAGCTGCAGGAACGTCTCGCGTTTCTTCGTGGCCTTGGTATCACGCCCAACTTGGTCCAAACCGACCAATTGGCAATCTACAACTTCTTCGATTACGACCTCTTCTCTGACGAATCGTATCGAGAACAACTGGAAGATACCAATCAGGCCCTTGGAATTCTCGATGTCGGTTCCGATGCAAGCCACTTGGTAATCTGTGGCCCGAATTCCATCTGGTTCCGCAGCTTAGAAGTGGGAGGCGAAAACTTCACACGAATCCTCGTTCGCCAGATGAGCCTGACATTTACTAAAGCCGAAGAGCTCAAGAAGAAGCCTGACACGGCTGACGAAATCTTCAAGCTTTACGACGTGCTCGAGCCGGTGCTAAAGAACATTTCCAAGGAAACGTCCTACTCCGTCAACACCTACTCCGGGCTCGATAGGCAGCGTCTTGCCGAAATCAAATTGATCGGCGGCGGGTCTTACATGCATGGACTTATGACATTCCTACAGCACGGCAAGTTTTTAGACGTCTAA